From the bacterium genome, the window TCGTCTCCTTGTAGGCGATGCGCGGCTTTTCGGTCGCCACCGCCACCTTGAACTTGCGCTTAAGGCGGCTGAGGACGACATCCATGTGCGTGTCGCCCTGGACCGCGATGAGGTTCTGCTTGATCTCGCCGTCGAAGTGGACGTTGAAGGTCGGATCCTCGCGCGAGAGGCGGCCGAGACCGGTTCCGATCTTCTCGTCGTCCGCCTTGTTGATCGACTCGATCGCCATCTCGATGCTCGGCCGCGGGTAGGGAATGCTGGTCCAGGGCGCATCGCCCTTGCTGCCCAGGCAATCCCCGACCTTGCTGTGCTTGAGCTTCATCACCAGGCCGATCTCGCCGGCGCCGAGCCGCTCGACCTCGGTGCGGTTCTTGCCGACAGGAACGTAGAGCTGGCTGAGCCGCTCGGGGGCATCCGCGTGCAGGTTGTGCACGTCCTTGCCGGACTCGAGGCTGCCCGCGAAGACGCGCAGGAAGTAGAGATCGCCCAGGTTCATCTCGGAGGTGTTCTTGAAGATGATCGCGGCCGGCTTGCCGTCCGGATTGGCCGCGAGGGCACCGCCGTCCGCCAGGGTCAGGGGCCGCTGCACGGGCGAGGGCAGGAAGTCGACGATCGCGTCGAGCAGGGGCCGCACGCCGCGACCGCTGTGGGCGTCGCCGACCAGCACCGGCACGAGGGTGCCGGCGCGCACGCCGGTCGAGAGCCCGCGGATGATCTCCTCGTCGGTGAGCGTGCCCTCGGCGAAGAACTTCTCCATCAGCTGCTCGTCGGCCTCGGCGGCCCCTTCGACGAGGGCGCTGCGCAGGGCATCGACCTCCTCCTGGAGTTCGGCGGGGACTTCGGCGGGAGTCGGCGCCCCCTTGGCGTCGAAGGCGTAGGCCTTCAGGTGGAGGAGATCGACGAAGCCCCGGAACCGCTCCCCCTGCCCGAGCGGAACTTGGAGGGGCACCGCGCTGGCGCCGGTGAGCAGCTCCCCGATCTGCGCGAGGGTCGCCGGGTAGTCGGCATGCTCCTTGTCCATGCGGCTGAGGAAGATGAGGCGCGGGAAGGCGCGCTCGTTGAGCAGTTCCCAGATCTTCTCCGTGCCCACCTCGACCCCGCTGTCCGCCTTGATGACGACGACGGCGCCCTCGACGACCGTGAGCCCGGCCAGCTGCTCGCCGGTGAAGTCGTCGAAGCCGGGGGTGTCCAGGAAGTTGATCTTCTGCTTGCGCCACTCCCCGTAGCCGGCGGCGATGTTGAGGGACATCTTGCGCTCGACTTCCTCTTCCTCGAAGTCGAGGCAGCTATTGCCGTCCTCGACGCGCTCGAGACGGTTGAGAGTGCCGGTCACGTAGAGAATCGCCTGGCCGAGGCTCGTCTTGCCGCTGCTCTGGTGCCCCAAGAGGGCGATGTTCCTGATGTCGTCGGGGCCGTAGCTCTTCACCAATCCGCCCTCCTGCCGAAGGAGTGCCCACCGCCGGTGGGAAAGTCCTCAATGTCGGGGTTCAAACGGTTGCGGGAAAACAACCTAGCCAAGCTAACACCTGGCCAACGCCCTGTCAACAGAGGGCTGGTCCGGGATGCCGCAATGCCGGGGGCGACTCAGCCGCCGAAACGGGAGCCGAGGGTGGTGAAGAAGGCCGCCACCACCGATCCGATCAGGAAGACGACGACGATGGGCGGCGTCACGGCGCTGCGCCGTCGTTCCATCAGGAGCGCCGCGCCGCCGATGAAGACCCACAGAGTCCACAGCGGGAAGACGCCGATCTGGTCGAGGAAGTTGGCGAGGAAGCCCTCACCGGAAACGAGTGCACCCAAGCTGAACTCTAGGGAGCTGGACTGCAGGTCTTTCATCGAGTTCAGCTCCAGGCCGGCGAAGCGCAGGTACAGCGTGTTGATGAGTTGGTAGGCGATGCCGATGAAGCTCGTGTACGTTGTCAGCGTGAACAGGCGCCGGTAGGGGGCGCCCCCGAAGGTGATCATCAGGGCCAGCCAGTAGAAGAAGCTCACGATCAGGAGCACCGCCGGCAGGCCGAGCAAGGGACCGCCGATGGTGCCGCCGATCAGGCTCCAACGCAGGGGCGCCGGCAGGCCGCCGCCTTCATCGAGCTGGGCGCCTTCCATCTGGCCACTCCCGACGTCGAGGATCATCAGGTCGCGCTGGAGGGGGTACAGCAGGATTCCGGCCAGGAGCGTCAGGACAATCAACACAACCAGCCCGGGCCACCAGGCGAGACCGGCCTTGATGTCCGCCGCGACGCTGCCCGGCGCCGTGAAGACGCGCGGGATGGCACTGAAAGCGCGAGCGATTTCCGGCGCGGTAGAGGGCGACTGCGGATCCATGACGGAGTCCTCCCGTTGTTCTTCAGGCACGGCGGCTGCGCAGAGCGCCTGGCAGCCATTGCCAGGCCTCCCAACGGCCCTCGTCGTTCAGGCGAATGCGCTCCAGGAAGTCCAGCCAGAACGCCCAGAGACAGCAGACGAGGAAGGCGATCGCGGCGGTGCCTGCGACCACGAGCTTCTTGCGCGGCGCGACGGGGAGTGTCGGTTCGCGCGGCGGATCGAGAACGCGCAGGGTGGACACGGTGTTGGCGGCCTGCAAGCGCGCCTGTTCGAGCTGCTGCACCAGCAGATTGGCGATCTCCTCCTGGATGGCGAGTTCCCGGCGCAGTTCGTAGTAGCGGAGCGCGAGGGCGGGGAGTTCGCGCAGGGGCTTGATCCGCTGCGGCAAGCCTCGCCCCTCCGCCTCGAGCGTCGCGAGCTGGCTGCGGAGGGCGCTGATCTCGGCCGTGAGGGAGCGGAGCGCCGGCGCGTCGGGCGCAGCGTCAGCCGCCAGCACCGCCCGCTCCAGTTCCTTGAAAACGAGCTGGCGATTGAGTTCGCCCACCAGCGCCAGCTCGGCTTCGAGTTCCGCGGGCAGGTGGACGACTCCCTCCTGGGCGGAGAAGTCCGCCAGGGCGCGGCGCGCGCGCGCGAGTTCGGTCTGGGCGTTCCCGAGCCGCTCGGCGAGGAAGCGCTCCTTGCGGCCGCCCTGCTCGCGCAGCGCCTCCTGGTTGAAGCGGTCCAACTCGACGATCAATTGTCGGACGATCCCTTGCGCGAGCGCCGCCGTCGGTGCGGTCGCGGTCACGCGCAAGACCCGGCTCGCGTCGTCGATCTCCACCGCCAGAGCCTCCTGCAGCCGGGCGACGGCCTCCTGCTCGGCGGCCTCGGGGTTGGTCCCACGAAGCGCGGTGAGATCGTAGGGGGTGTAGAGATCGAGGGTGTCGACGACCCGCTGGCAGACGCTGTAGCTGGCCAGGATCTCGCGCTGGACCTCGTTGGAGCCCCCCTCGCCGAAGAGGTTCAGTCCGAAGGGCAGCCCCGCCTGGCCGAGCAGGGCCCCGAGAGGTGACACCGAGGATTCCGCCTCGGGCAGGAGACTGGCCGTCGCCGCATACCGGCGAGGCAACACGAACAGCGCCAGGAGGATAGCCACCGCTGTGGCGACGGCGGTTCCGAGGAGGATCAAGCGCCGGCGGCGCATCAGGATTCCGAGCAAGGCTCCGAGGGAGAAAGACGCTTGCATTGGTTCCGCCGGCCGGATACGTTTACACTGCTTCCACGATGTGCGGCACCGTACATCGCCCACCCGTGAGTGTCAACACCATTGCCCTGGAGGCCCGCTAGCCCCACTGCTTTCGCCGGAGCGCCAGGCTAGAAGAGTGCTCCGCAAGCACATCCAACGGGTTCCCTTGGCAAAGCCCTTGCTTTGCTGACGAGGTTGCGACCGAGCGACGCGCTGCGGTGCGTTGTGCGCATGCGCGGCGCGGCAGACCCTGCCTGCGTCTGGGAAGTACCTGCCGCAGTGGGTGAACTTAGCGCTTGACGCTCTTTGGGGGCTATGGGACTTTTCGCCGTCTTTTCCGATGGTTCGCCCTCCGCGGGTCGAGAGTCCAGCCTGCGCGTCAGGACCGCTTACGAACGCAGCCTGGCGGTTGCCGCTTTGCAGATGGAGGCGTAGGTGAAGTACCTGGTCACCGGTGGCGCGGGCTTCATCGGTTCACATTTGTGTGAGTACCTGCTCGGGCAGGGCCATCGTGTTCATGCAATCGATAATCTCTCTACGGGACGGCTCGAGAACGTCGAGCACCTCGCCGATCACCCCCGCTTCTCGCTCACCGTCGATAGCATCCTCAACCCCTTCCTGATGGAACGCCTGATCCAGGAGGCGGATGTCGTCTACCATCTCGCCGCGGCTGTCGGCGTCAAGTTGATCATCGAGAAGCCTGTTTCCACCATCGAGACGAACATCCAGGGCACCGAGATCGTGCTTCGCTATGCCAGCCGGCACGGCCGCAAGGTCGTGATCTCCTCGACGAGCGAAGTCTACGGGAAGAACAACAAGCTGCCCTTCACCGAGGATGACGACTGCAGCTACGGCCCGACGACGATCGGCCGCTGGAGCTACGCCTACTCCAAGGCCCTGGACGAGTTCATGGCCCTTGCTTATCGGCAGGAGACGCAGGTGCCGGTCGTCATCACGCGCCTATTCAACACCGTCGGCCCCCGGCAGACCGGTCGCTACGGGATGGTGATCCCCCGCTTCATTCGTCAAGCTCTGCAGGGAGAACCGATCACGGTCTACGGCAACGGGAAGCAGAGTCGGAGCTTCACCTACGTCGGTGATGTCGTGAAGGCCCTCGTCGACCTCAGCGAGGCGGAAGCCGCCGAGGGCGAGGTCTTCAACGTGGGCAACGACGAGCTGGTTACGATTGAGGGGCTGGCTCAGAAGGTGAAGCTGATGACGGGCAGCCGCTCGAAGATCGAGTACATCCCGTACGAGAAGGCCTACAGCGCCAACTACGAGGACATGATGCATCGCTTGCCCTCGCTGAAGAAGATCCATGGCGCCATCGGCTACCGGCCGACGATGAACCTCGAGAGCATCCTGCGCACGGTGATCGACCACACGAGCCGGGAAATTGCCAGGGCGCGGGGCAGCCTCGATAGTCGCGCCCTGATCTCCTGAGATCCTTGCGGCGAGCCTGAGCGCCCCCCCGCCGTGCGGGACCTGTCCGGTCCGCATCCAGCAGCTGGCGCTAGCTCTCCCGCCTCGCTCGGACTAGCGCAGGAGAAGCCAGCGACGGGCCTGCTGCGTGCCGCCCCCGGCCGCCCTCAGCAAGTAAACACCTGAGGCCAGCTGCGGCAGGCTGCCGTCTCCGCTACTGAAGACCAGCAACCTGCCATCCGGTCCAGGGACACCCGCCCACAGCTCCGCGAGTTCTCGCCCTTGCACGTCGTGCAGGGTCAGTCGCACGTTGAGCCCAGGAGCGCCGGATAGGTGGAGCGTCATTCCTGGATTGCCGGGATTGGGGTAGGGAGGTCCGAGCGCAATCTGGCTGCGCATCCCTGCGGGCAGTTCGTCGCTCGCGGTTTCCCCCCGCGCGAAGACCACACCGTCCTCGTAGGGCACCGTGATGGCGCTCCCCCCCAGCCAGGGCGCAAAGTCCGCAGCCTGATCATCGCCCGGCAGGAGTGTCCAGTCCGCGTCGTACGCGAGTACCTGGTCCGCCTCGGACGCATTGCAGACCACGAGTCCGTTCTCGTACTCGCGCGCGAGCAGCCCACCATCGCCGAGTACAACGCTCAAGGAGTCGATCACCATGCTCACGATGCCGCGCGTAACGAGCCGCACGGTGTAGTTCGTCGCGGAGCCGAGATTGAGCTTGCCGCGATACAACCCCTCGGCACCGGCCTCTGCGCGCAGGGTGGTTGTCGTCAGGCCTCCAGGTGCACTCTTGAAGAAGAGCTGCGTCTCGCCGAGCGCCACGTCGAGCATCCGATAGCGGAAGGAGAAAACGTAGCTCGTGTCGGGCAGGAAACCGCCGGTGGGCGTGACGTAGAAGAGCGTCGGGAACGGATCTGCGGCGTTGGTGGTCGCAAGCAGGGAACTCGCGCCCTGGAGCACGAGACCTGGCTCGCTCGTGATGCTCACCGCCGTGTGAGGCGCGAAGGGCGCGACATGGGGTCCGATGCCGCCTTCGAAGACGTCGACGAAAAGTGGCGTCTCGTTGAGGGTGAAGCGGGGGCCAAGAGGCAGTCCAAGCTGGAAATCAAAGAGATCGTACCATGTGACCTGGTAGTGGTCGAAGGTGCTGAAGTCGTAGCTGAAGTAGTTGTCGCTGAGCAGGCTGCCGGTGTAGCGGAAGCGGAAGGGAGGCATGTCGAAGGGACTGCCGCCGACCTCCTGGAATGGGTAGAGCCCGTTCACGGACGTCAGGTTCGTCCCGAATTCGAGGGAGTTCCAGATGTCCAGGTCCATGAGAGTCCCGTCGAAGTAGCCCTCGCCGGGACTTCCCGGGAAAGCCTCATAGAGCTTCCCATGCAGAGCATCATGACGCGGCTTGGAGTTGTTGCCCATGATCACGGTGCTGGGTGGGAGCTGGGCGGCCAGCGAATCCGCGAACATGGCCATCGACTCTGTCAGCCAGGCTTGGATTCCCGCACTGCCGATGCCGGCTTCGTAGAGATCCGCGATCTGATTGTTGTTGTAGTCGAAGCTCCCCGCAAAGAGCGGATCCCACCAGAGGTAGCCGCCGTTGCTCATCTCGTCCAGGAAGACGCCGTCGATCACGCCGGTTTCGATCAAGGGGAAGAAGCGCTCCCTGACGAAGCGAATGAAGTAGTCCCGGAACCGCTCACCGTTCACGGTCGGACACACAGCAGTGATGTTGACGTGCTCCGCATGCTCCCAGAACGAGATCACTTGGCCCATCTCGTTGCGAGCCAGCCACTCCGAATGGACCCCACTGACGAAGTCGTGCCGCAAGGTCCCTGGCGTATCGTCCGGACCAAGGTTGTCCGTGATCAGTACAGGATCGATGTAGGCCAGGAGCATGAGCTCGGGGTTGCTCTGCCGGATGAGCGTCAGACTCGCGGGCGCCCAGTCGATCAGCTGGAAGGGCAGCACGAGGACATCCCACTTGGAGAGCAGGATCTCCTTCCCGGCGATGTCAGTCCTCAGGTAGTAGTTCAGCAGCCGTGGCGCTTCTCGGTGCGGGTAGCCCGGGTTGGCGCTCGCGCCGCCACCCGCCAGCAGGAAGGAAGCAGCGGCCAGGATACGCAGAAGTTGAGGATGTGGGACGCACATGGGCTCGAATATAGCAGACCCAGACCCGGTGGCAAAGCCCGGAACGCGGGCACCGGCGCCTTAAGGCCCAGAAGCCCCGCTTGCGGCGGGGCTTCTGGGCCAAGAAAAACCGGCGGCGTCCTACTCTCCCATGGGGTGGCCCCCACAGTACCATCGGCGCAGCAGGGCTTAACTACCGAGTTCGAAAAGGGATCGGGTGTTTCCCCTGCGCTATCGCCACCGAAAAATGACGACAATCGCAGTATCGAGTAAGCGCACGGTATGCTCAAGAAATCAATGAAGCCTCACGACTTATTAGTACCGGTCGGCTGAACGCGTTACCGCGCTTGCACCTCCGGCCTATCGACCTTGTGTTCTTCAAGGAGTCTTCAGGGGACCGAAGTCCCAGGGAGATCTCATCTTGAGAGGGGCTTCCCACTTAGATGCTTTCAGCGGTTATCCCTTCCGAACATAGCTACCCTGCCATGCCACTGGCGTGACAACAGGTGCACTAGAGGTTCGTCCATCCCGGTCCTCTCGTACTAGGGATAGCTTCTCGCAAATCTCCTGCGCCCACAGCGGATAGGGACCGAACTGTCTCACGACGTTCTAAACCCAGCTCGCGTGCCTCTTTAATTGGCGAACAGCCAAACCCTTGGGACCTTCTCCAGCCCCAGGATGAGACGAGCCGACATCGAGGTGCCAAACAACCCCGTCGATGTGAACTCTTGGGGGTTATAAGCCTGTTATCCCCGGGGTACCTTTTATCCTTTGAGTGACGGCCCTTCCATGCGGCACCGCCAGATCACTAAGCCCTGGTTTCCCATCTGCTCGACCTGTCAGTCTCGCAGTTAAGCTCTCTTATGCCTTTACGCTCGACGCGCGATTGCCGACCGCGCTGAGAGAACCTTTGGGAGCCTCCGTTACGTTTTGGGA encodes:
- a CDS encoding elongation factor G: MVKSYGPDDIRNIALLGHQSSGKTSLGQAILYVTGTLNRLERVEDGNSCLDFEEEEVERKMSLNIAAGYGEWRKQKINFLDTPGFDDFTGEQLAGLTVVEGAVVVIKADSGVEVGTEKIWELLNERAFPRLIFLSRMDKEHADYPATLAQIGELLTGASAVPLQVPLGQGERFRGFVDLLHLKAYAFDAKGAPTPAEVPAELQEEVDALRSALVEGAAEADEQLMEKFFAEGTLTDEEIIRGLSTGVRAGTLVPVLVGDAHSGRGVRPLLDAIVDFLPSPVQRPLTLADGGALAANPDGKPAAIIFKNTSEMNLGDLYFLRVFAGSLESGKDVHNLHADAPERLSQLYVPVGKNRTEVERLGAGEIGLVMKLKHSKVGDCLGSKGDAPWTSIPYPRPSIEMAIESINKADDEKIGTGLGRLSREDPTFNVHFDGEIKQNLIAVQGDTHMDVVLSRLKRKFKVAVATEKPRIAYKETIKKLVDSHYRHKKQTGGRGQFGDVYIKFEPLPRGGGFEFVDGITGGVIPGKFIPAVEKGVREAMVGGGVSGYPVVDLKATLHFGSYHNVDSDEHSFKLAGAMALKEGIREAGAVLLEPIQALEIKVPDENLGDIMGDISGRRGKIQGTEKKGRYQVVKATAPLAELFKYATQLRSISGGRGSFTMVFSHYEEMPHELAQRVIDEAQAARTES
- a CDS encoding NAD-dependent epimerase/dehydratase family protein yields the protein MKYLVTGGAGFIGSHLCEYLLGQGHRVHAIDNLSTGRLENVEHLADHPRFSLTVDSILNPFLMERLIQEADVVYHLAAAVGVKLIIEKPVSTIETNIQGTEIVLRYASRHGRKVVISSTSEVYGKNNKLPFTEDDDCSYGPTTIGRWSYAYSKALDEFMALAYRQETQVPVVITRLFNTVGPRQTGRYGMVIPRFIRQALQGEPITVYGNGKQSRSFTYVGDVVKALVDLSEAEAAEGEVFNVGNDELVTIEGLAQKVKLMTGSRSKIEYIPYEKAYSANYEDMMHRLPSLKKIHGAIGYRPTMNLESILRTVIDHTSREIARARGSLDSRALIS